Proteins found in one Lonchura striata isolate bLonStr1 chromosome 25, bLonStr1.mat, whole genome shotgun sequence genomic segment:
- the LOC110479566 gene encoding 1-acyl-sn-glycerol-3-phosphate acyltransferase alpha: MSHSILGTGSTGNPPRASPGRPRRILLLHLPRSRPGLRSGSTMDPLLLLLLLHGLLLLPLAALLLYRHSPPFQFLCKVAFFNCWIVALATLLSPVAALRGRSVENMRLLRAALLPLKRLYGIRMRVRDSELLRLPGPFVIVCNHQASLDLMGMVEVIPERCVPIAKRELLYLGTVGWACWLSGIIFIDRCRRDAAIEVIARTASAMRQENLSVWVFPEGTRNPGKSMLPFKRGAFHLAVQAQVPIVPIVISPYWDFFSPEEKRFTSGTCTIRVLPRVETLGLSPKDVPKLTESVRQAMAEALAEMSMSDHRDQDMEQPLLGPGEDRGSPQGQGDTARSRK; the protein is encoded by the exons ATGAGCCACTCCATCCTGGGGACGGGATCCACAGGGAACCCTCCCAGGGCCAGCCCCGGCCGCCCACGCAGGATCCTCCTGCTTCacctgccccgctcccggcccgggcTGCGCTCGGGGAGCACCATGgacccgctgctgctgctgctgctgctgcacgggctgctgctgctgcccctggcagCGCTGCTGCTCTACAGGCACAGCCCCCCCTTCCAGTTCCTCTGCAAGGTGGCCTTTTTCAACTGCTGGATCGTGGCCTTGGCCACCCTGCTGTCCCCCGTGGCCGCCCTCCGGGGACGCTCCGTGGAGAACATGAG GCTCCTGCGGGCTGCGCTCCTGCCCCTCAAGCGCCTCTACGGCATCAGGATGCGGGTGAGGGACTCCGAGCTGCTGCGGCTGCCGGGGCCCTTCGTGATCGTCTGCAACCACCAGGCTTCCCTGGACCTCATGG GGATGGTGGAGGTGATTCCCGAGCGCTGCGTGCCCATCGCCAAGCGGGAGCTGCTGTACCTGGGCACggtgggctgggcctgctggctcAGCGGCATCATCTTCATCGACCGCTGCCGCCGGGACGCGGCCATCGAGGTCATCGCCCGCACCGCCAGCGCCATGCGGCAGGAGAAC cTCAGTGTGTGGGTTTTCCCAGAGGGCACCCGGAACCCAGGCAAATCCATGCTGCCCTTCAAGCGTGGGGCTTTCCACCTGGCCGTGCAGGCCCAG GTtcccattgtccccattgtGATCTCTCCGTACTGGGACTTCTTCAGCCCCGAGGAGAAGAGATTCACCTCTG ggACCTGCACCATCCGAGTCCTCCCCAGGGTGGAAACGTTGGGCCTGAgcccaaaggatgtccccaaaCTGACTGAGAGTGTTCGCCAGGCCATGGCTGAGGCCCTGGCCGAGATGTCCATGAGTGACCACAGGGACCAGGACATGGAGCAGCCTCTGCTGGGGCCAGGGGAGGACAGGggcagcccccagggccagggggacacagccaggagcaggaaaTAG
- the PRR29 gene encoding proline-rich protein 29 — translation MELMLIQTSQMHQLLMHGLAVAALTPLGAGPAPAPSQALAGPSQGEEEEEAMVFHHHYIPWPAPGPAPVRFLRSSPGDGRAVPPPPPPSATGTVGPGVPPAAGKDSLGTLSPRAPTGAAFLKLPSPRAELPAPCLHPTPPHPT, via the exons ATGGAGCTGATGCTGATTCAAACCTCCCAAATGCACCAGCTGTTGATGCATGGCCTGGCCGTGGCAGCTCTGACGCCCCTCGGTGCggggccagccccagccccctcccag GCGCTGGCGGGGCCTTCGCAGggcgaggaggaagaggaggccatggtttTCCACCATCACTACATCCCCTggcccgcgcccggcccggcgcccGTGCGGTTCCTGCGCTCCTCACCTGGGGACGGGCG agctgtgcccccgccgccgccccccagTGCCACCGGGACAGTGGGACCCGGCGTTCCCCCAGCAGCGGGTaaggacagcctggggacattGTCCCCACGGGCCCCAACTGGAGCAGCTTTCCTCAAGCTTCCATCACCCCGGGCTGAGCTTCCTGCTCCCTGtctccatcccaccccaccccaccccacc